A window of the Thermodesulfobacteriota bacterium genome harbors these coding sequences:
- a CDS encoding APC family permease yields the protein MRRLIIGKPLGTPEYPIFHRLSLIPLLAWIGLGSDGLSSSAYGPEEAFKIITGHSYLAIFLGLATAITVFTISYAYSRIIEQFPYGGGGYVVATHTIGKHAGVISGCALLVDYMLTITVSIASCGDAIFSFLPVYLHKYKLIFCASLIFFLVILNLRGVKESILVLAPIFITFAVTHAILIGYGILSHISEVSHLVEDVKRSASQDISNIGLWGVIAIFLRAFSLGGGTYTGLEAVSNGMQIIREPKVEYGKRTMAYMATSLAITASGLLFCYYLFEIKPVQGKTLNACLSEEIFGRWTFGDSLAFLTVLSEAALLVLAAQTGFVDGPRVMANMAMDYWLPRKFVSLSERLTMQNGILLMGLSSLILLFYTHGSVSTLIVMYSINVFITFSISQFGMIRFFSKNREIDAKWKRHAAIHIFGFFVCSLILSITVYEKFEEGGWITLLITAFIISLCYLIQAHYRKVQVEMAKLSELLLDVPVSEKENREPPKKEDMTAIVLVNGYNGFGLHTFFSILKSFPNVYKNFIFVTVAEIDSGAFKGIAQIESLKKSVYASLEKYVKLARRLGYPSDHRMDLGTDVVESASELVKTLVTEYKHSTVFMGKLVFRHENPFHRILHNETAYAIQRRLHWEGIASFILPIRVSI from the coding sequence TTGAGGCGGCTGATAATAGGAAAACCTCTTGGCACACCTGAATACCCCATTTTTCATAGACTCTCCCTCATACCCCTCCTTGCCTGGATAGGGCTTGGGTCTGATGGTCTTTCATCTTCCGCCTACGGGCCTGAAGAGGCTTTTAAGATAATAACAGGCCATTCTTATTTGGCCATTTTTCTTGGGCTTGCAACCGCGATTACTGTCTTTACCATTTCTTATGCTTATTCCCGTATAATCGAACAATTCCCGTATGGTGGAGGCGGATACGTAGTTGCAACCCATACCATAGGCAAGCATGCAGGAGTTATATCAGGTTGCGCTCTCCTTGTGGACTATATGCTTACGATTACAGTTTCTATCGCCTCATGTGGAGATGCGATATTCAGTTTTCTTCCAGTCTATCTCCACAAATACAAGTTAATCTTTTGCGCCAGTCTCATCTTTTTTCTCGTAATCCTCAACCTTAGAGGGGTCAAAGAGTCGATTCTCGTTCTTGCCCCGATATTTATAACTTTCGCCGTAACACACGCGATCCTCATAGGATACGGAATCTTAAGCCACATTTCCGAGGTAAGCCATCTCGTAGAGGATGTAAAAAGAAGCGCATCCCAAGACATATCGAATATCGGTCTTTGGGGTGTAATTGCCATATTCCTTAGGGCATTCTCACTAGGAGGCGGGACATACACTGGACTTGAGGCGGTCTCAAACGGAATGCAGATTATCCGTGAACCTAAAGTAGAGTATGGCAAGCGAACCATGGCCTATATGGCAACTTCTCTAGCCATTACCGCGTCAGGTCTTTTATTCTGCTACTACCTCTTCGAAATTAAACCCGTTCAAGGCAAAACCCTTAATGCTTGCCTTTCGGAAGAAATATTCGGGAGATGGACTTTTGGAGATTCTTTAGCTTTTCTTACTGTCCTTTCTGAGGCTGCCCTTCTTGTTCTTGCTGCCCAGACAGGGTTTGTAGATGGACCTAGGGTCATGGCGAATATGGCAATGGATTACTGGCTTCCAAGAAAGTTCGTTTCCCTCTCTGAGCGTCTTACAATGCAGAATGGGATTCTCCTTATGGGCCTTTCCTCCCTCATCCTCTTGTTTTACACGCACGGTTCAGTATCAACCCTCATAGTGATGTATTCTATCAATGTCTTTATCACCTTTTCCATTTCCCAATTCGGCATGATAAGGTTTTTTTCGAAAAACAGAGAAATCGACGCAAAATGGAAAAGACACGCCGCAATCCACATTTTTGGATTTTTTGTGTGTTCACTCATACTCTCCATTACAGTTTACGAGAAATTTGAAGAGGGTGGATGGATAACTCTACTTATTACAGCCTTCATCATATCCCTTTGCTATCTGATACAGGCGCATTATAGAAAGGTTCAGGTCGAGATGGCGAAATTAAGTGAGCTTCTTTTGGATGTGCCCGTATCAGAGAAAGAAAACAGAGAACCCCCAAAAAAGGAGGATATGACCGCAATTGTTCTTGTAAATGGCTATAACGGATTTGGCCTTCACACTTTTTTCTCCATATTAAAAAGCTTTCCAAACGTTTACAAAAACTTTATATTCGTTACTGTTGCAGAAATAGATTCGGGGGCATTCAAAGGGATCGCTCAGATAGAATCTCTAAAGAAGTCCGTTTATGCTTCCCTCGAAAAGTATGTAAAACTTGCCCGTAGACTTGGTTATCCTTCCGATCATAGGATGGATTTGGGAACAGATGTTGTAGAGAGTGCAAGTGAGCTTGTAAAAACCCTAGTTACAGAGTACAAACATTCAACGGTCTTTATGGGAAAACTCGTTTTTAGACACGAAAACCCCTTCCATAGAATCCTCCATAACGAGACCGCTTACGCTATCCAGAGGCGTCTGCACTGGGAGGGAATCGCATCATTCATACTTCCAATTCGAGTCTCGATTTAA
- a CDS encoding YfhO family protein: MIPVLVLLVIALLYFHPFLSGKLIFIERDLSVFFIPPRYLWVKMVKDLEFPLWNPHQYSGIPLFATLQPGVLYPPHLFYLILPFNIVWNYLIILHFFFSGITTYFFMRYMGGSKIASFLAGTVFMLSGYTLSVHNLIPHLFSVSWFPLVLLFFLKSLKEGRKTSRVFASFCLTMQYLSGAPEVVLMTLVVLSVLYFISSRKDLLSGGKVLLQIFLLFILLCAVQLLPFFELHLASIRKGGLSYEEATTWSFAWKDFLLFFMPDAYNYFADETRYWKNQAWLKTVYIGFAPILLTIFYFLSQDKRRYVVLLFMVISFIFALGKHTPLYKLIYHVPPFGSVRYPVKFLFLFFFCISFTSCFGFDVLREKIKERRFSSAARFFFYLGFAFFISFFYIVFFKDDVRNAFYQIGFAPDRFHDVDFNIHNLRRFFFFAFLFSILPFIYLNIKAKRPVLYFMVLVAGADLFLANYGYCAHAPWEFYIQKTPLIEKMSQEGTLGRYFLTPRTSEQYKFFPRNKIAPGPYFAQVFGLYSIDGSEVMRICWHDVILNTINAMPSFSAAKRLLEISGVKYVISSKEIDDKDVKELEKIESSGEFVRLYSLNSFLRAEIMGAKIAKTDIDALNMILDPKFGYTSFIVIVDGTESSPERMPTKGSIKIMEYSPHRILIEAYSEKEAYLYLSDTFYPGWKAYVNGKQVRILRANVAFRAVPIPKGDSLVEFVYKPLSFYIGLILSFLGSVFSLLCLYFDRREKSEKFKDRT, encoded by the coding sequence GTGATTCCTGTTTTAGTTCTTTTAGTCATCGCCCTTTTGTATTTCCATCCTTTTTTGAGCGGAAAGCTAATATTCATCGAGAGGGACCTTTCCGTTTTTTTTATTCCTCCCAGGTACCTATGGGTTAAAATGGTGAAGGATCTCGAATTTCCCTTGTGGAATCCACATCAGTACTCTGGGATTCCGCTTTTTGCCACACTTCAGCCTGGCGTACTGTATCCGCCACATCTTTTTTATCTTATTTTACCCTTCAACATAGTCTGGAACTACCTCATCATTCTGCACTTCTTCTTTTCCGGAATTACAACCTATTTTTTCATGAGGTACATGGGAGGGTCAAAAATTGCTTCATTTCTTGCGGGTACGGTCTTTATGCTTTCCGGGTATACCCTTTCGGTCCACAATCTCATTCCGCATCTTTTCTCCGTCTCCTGGTTCCCCCTTGTTCTTCTTTTCTTTCTTAAATCCCTAAAAGAAGGGAGAAAAACCTCAAGAGTTTTCGCATCTTTCTGTCTTACTATGCAGTACCTTTCCGGCGCACCTGAAGTAGTTTTAATGACTCTCGTTGTTCTTTCGGTACTTTACTTTATTTCCTCAAGAAAGGATCTATTATCGGGTGGCAAAGTTCTACTTCAAATCTTTCTTCTTTTCATACTACTTTGTGCGGTTCAGCTTCTTCCATTTTTTGAACTGCACCTTGCAAGCATAAGGAAGGGGGGTCTCAGTTATGAGGAGGCAACAACATGGTCCTTTGCGTGGAAAGACTTCCTTCTCTTCTTCATGCCGGATGCGTATAATTATTTCGCGGATGAGACAAGGTACTGGAAAAACCAAGCCTGGCTTAAGACTGTTTACATAGGGTTCGCACCTATTTTGCTTACAATCTTTTACTTTCTTTCCCAGGACAAAAGGCGCTATGTAGTCCTCCTTTTTATGGTCATTTCTTTTATCTTTGCTTTAGGCAAACACACACCCCTATACAAACTCATCTACCATGTGCCTCCTTTCGGGAGTGTGAGATACCCTGTTAAGTTTCTATTTCTTTTTTTCTTTTGCATCTCATTCACGTCTTGTTTTGGCTTTGATGTTTTGAGGGAAAAGATAAAGGAAAGAAGGTTCTCTTCGGCAGCTAGATTTTTTTTCTATTTGGGATTCGCTTTTTTCATATCCTTCTTTTACATAGTGTTTTTCAAGGACGATGTGAGAAATGCCTTCTACCAGATCGGGTTTGCACCTGACCGCTTCCACGATGTGGATTTCAATATCCACAACTTAAGAAGGTTTTTCTTCTTCGCCTTCCTTTTCTCCATTCTTCCTTTTATTTATCTTAACATCAAAGCAAAAAGACCAGTTCTTTACTTTATGGTCCTTGTTGCAGGAGCTGATCTTTTTCTTGCAAACTACGGCTACTGCGCACATGCTCCGTGGGAGTTCTACATTCAAAAGACTCCGTTGATTGAAAAGATGTCCCAAGAAGGGACCTTAGGTAGGTACTTTCTGACCCCTAGAACTTCCGAGCAGTACAAGTTTTTCCCTAGAAACAAAATAGCACCGGGACCTTACTTTGCCCAGGTCTTTGGGCTTTACTCCATAGACGGCTCGGAAGTCATGAGGATCTGCTGGCATGACGTGATTCTGAATACTATAAATGCTATGCCCTCTTTCAGTGCCGCAAAAAGACTCCTTGAAATATCGGGAGTAAAGTACGTCATTTCCTCAAAAGAGATAGATGACAAAGATGTAAAGGAACTAGAAAAAATCGAATCGAGCGGTGAATTCGTAAGACTTTATAGCCTAAATTCTTTCCTGAGAGCCGAAATTATGGGAGCCAAAATTGCAAAAACCGATATTGACGCGTTAAACATGATACTCGATCCTAAATTCGGTTACACGAGTTTCATCGTTATTGTAGATGGCACAGAAAGTTCACCCGAGAGGATGCCAACTAAGGGAAGTATAAAAATAATGGAATATTCACCCCATAGAATTTTAATTGAGGCTTATTCTGAAAAAGAGGCGTACCTTTACCTATCTGACACATTCTATCCCGGATGGAAAGCATACGTTAATGGAAAACAAGTTAGGATATTGAGGGCGAATGTAGCTTTCAGGGCTGTACCGATTCCAAAGGGTGATTCTCTTGTTGAGTTTGTCTATAAACCCCTTTCGTTCTATATAGGCCTTATTCTTTCCTTTTTAGGATCTGTTTTTTCATTGCTTTGCCTTTATTTCGACAGAAGGGAAAAAAGTGAAAAGTTTAAAGATCGAACTTAA